The sequence below is a genomic window from Cedecea neteri.
TTGTCTGGAGCGAAAAGAGTTATCGCGATAGGTAATAATTGTCCAGATAGCATCACTGATGCAATTCCAGAAACGGAAGAGAAGCTTCATTTAGTTAACTTATTGGCCATGCTGGGTACCCCTCTTGGATGTACATCGGCACCGGGTCCATTAGAGTTGTATGTCACGGAAGAAGAAGTTAATGCGATAAAGTCAAAAATAAACTTTCCTGAAGATCATCTGCCAGTTTATGGATTACAGATTAGTTCTCGTAGAATCGAACAGCAGTGGCCAAAAGAGCTTTTTGTCGAATTTGCTCGTAGATTAGCGGAAAGAGAGTCTTGCCATATTCTTCTGTTTTGGTCACCAGGAAAATCTGATAATCAACAGCATCCTGGTGATGATGAGAAAGCTGACTTTATTCTTGAGCAATGTGCCGATCTTTCCATTATTGCGGTAAAAACAAAAAACGTACGTGAGTTAATGGCCGGAATGACGTTATGCGACCAGATTGTCACGAGTGATGGCGGAGCATTGCATATTGCTGCAGGTGTGAAAAAACCTATCGTTGCATTGTTTGGCAATAGGGCTGAATGGCTGTGGACACCGTGGGGTGTTCCATTCGAAATGTTGCAGGGCAGAGATTATGATGTCAGAAACATCAGTGTCGATGATGTGATAAATCGCTTTGTTACATTACGTGAGCGCGTGAAAGAGTCATAAAACCATGCCTGATAAGGCAATG
It includes:
- a CDS encoding glycosyltransferase family 9 protein, whose translation is MKVLIIRRDNIGDLILTTPLISTLAKDLGCKVGLLVNTYNESILEHNPNVEKVFLYSKLHHRKEGTSKINVLFQRLKTMINLRREKYDVAIIAKERWDKRPLLWAKLSGAKRVIAIGNNCPDSITDAIPETEEKLHLVNLLAMLGTPLGCTSAPGPLELYVTEEEVNAIKSKINFPEDHLPVYGLQISSRRIEQQWPKELFVEFARRLAERESCHILLFWSPGKSDNQQHPGDDEKADFILEQCADLSIIAVKTKNVRELMAGMTLCDQIVTSDGGALHIAAGVKKPIVALFGNRAEWLWTPWGVPFEMLQGRDYDVRNISVDDVINRFVTLRERVKES